The Collimonas fungivorans Ter331 genome has a segment encoding these proteins:
- a CDS encoding fumarylacetoacetate hydrolase family protein, whose product MIQRWLRFTYQNTVRFGTLEGKRVQIWEGDMFAAPKPSGLFVDLAEVKVLMPTRPSKILALWNNFGALGAKLNLARPVEPLYLIKAPNSYLNPQETIRQPAAGGKVVFEGELGIVIGKTASRVAEAEAGKYIFGYTCANDVTVADILNRDPSFVQWVRAKGCDTFCPFGPVVASGLDPSTLTVRTILNGEVRQDYPVSDMLFSAAQLVSLISQDMTLYSGDIILCGTSVGVGSMKPGSTVEIEIEGIGKLSNRFE is encoded by the coding sequence ATGATACAGCGCTGGCTACGGTTCACATACCAGAATACAGTCCGCTTCGGCACCTTGGAAGGCAAGCGGGTGCAGATATGGGAAGGCGACATGTTCGCCGCGCCTAAGCCGTCCGGCTTGTTTGTCGACCTGGCTGAGGTAAAGGTGCTGATGCCGACCCGGCCGAGCAAGATCCTGGCCCTGTGGAACAACTTCGGCGCGCTCGGCGCCAAGCTGAACCTGGCGCGGCCGGTCGAACCGCTGTACCTGATCAAAGCGCCGAATTCTTACCTGAATCCGCAGGAAACCATCCGCCAGCCGGCGGCAGGCGGCAAAGTGGTGTTCGAGGGCGAACTGGGCATCGTGATCGGCAAAACCGCCAGCCGGGTGGCCGAAGCCGAGGCCGGCAAATACATTTTCGGTTATACCTGCGCCAACGACGTCACGGTAGCCGACATCCTGAACCGCGATCCGTCGTTTGTGCAGTGGGTGCGCGCCAAGGGTTGCGACACCTTCTGTCCGTTCGGACCGGTAGTAGCGAGCGGGCTGGATCCGAGCACGCTGACAGTGCGGACCATCCTGAACGGCGAAGTGCGGCAGGATTACCCGGTCAGCGACATGCTGTTTTCAGCGGCGCAGCTGGTGAGCCTGATTTCCCAGGACATGACGCTTTATTCCGGCGACATCATCTTGTGCGGCACCTCGGTCGGGGTCGGCTCGATGAAACCGGGCAGCACGGTGGAAATCGAGATCGAAGGCATAGGCAAGCTCAGCAACCGTTTTGAGTAG